The Myxococcus fulvus genome has a window encoding:
- a CDS encoding MaoC family dehydratase: MARTFQVGDTFTHVRECDLYRPIYYAGASGDFNPIHIDPEVGKVAGLGGVILQGLCTLGWAVEAVAVFVGDPGSIRRVKVRFSRPVRPEDTVTFEGKVTAIEGDRMVTEVTATNQRGEAVLKGAVVEASLG; this comes from the coding sequence ATGGCACGCACGTTCCAGGTAGGCGACACCTTCACGCATGTCCGCGAGTGCGACCTGTACCGGCCGATCTACTACGCGGGCGCATCCGGGGACTTCAATCCCATCCACATCGACCCGGAGGTCGGCAAGGTGGCCGGCCTGGGCGGCGTCATCCTCCAGGGGTTGTGCACCCTGGGCTGGGCGGTGGAGGCCGTGGCGGTCTTCGTGGGAGACCCGGGCAGCATCCGCCGGGTGAAGGTGCGCTTCTCGCGCCCCGTGCGTCCGGAGGACACCGTGACGTTCGAGGGCAAGGTGACAGCCATCGAGGGCGACCGGATGGTCACCGAAGTCACCGCCACCAATCAGCGCGGCGAGGCCGTCCTCAAGGGCGCCGTCGTCGAAGCCTCCCTGGGATAG